A portion of the Perognathus longimembris pacificus isolate PPM17 chromosome 20, ASM2315922v1, whole genome shotgun sequence genome contains these proteins:
- the Gp6 gene encoding platelet glycoprotein VI translates to MAQSGLLLKPSLRALPSSLVSLGSSVTIRCQGPPHVDLYRLEKLGSGNYEDQDSLSIPIMRRDHAGCYHCSYLNGSLWSPPSDRLELIATGVYNKPSLSAHPSPSVSPGEDVTLQCQTQYGFDQFALSKEGDTRPYEVAKKSYLATFPITAVTAAHSGAYRCYSFSSKAPYLWSAPSEPLVLTVTGTSGIPGQLSIQPLSFITEASRNRIISATTDVSTTEMPTDLAASLEGSSPPLGPAHQDYTKGNLIRICLGVLILVLLAGFLAEDWYSQKKPLLHRVRAVQRPLPPLPRIPRSHGSQDGDGADVQKHRHHC, encoded by the exons ATGGCACAGAGTG GCCTGCTCCTCAAGCCTTCCCTGCGGGCTCTGCCCAGCTCCCTGGTGTCCCTGGGCAGCTCGGTGACTATCCGGTGCCAGGGCCCGCCGCATGTGGACTTGTACCGCCTGGAGAAACTGGGGTCTGGGAATTATGAGGACCAGGACTCTCTTTCCATCCCAATCATGAGGAGAGACCATGCGGGGTGCTACCACTGCTCCTATCTGAATGGGAGCCTCTGGTCCCCACCCAGTGACCGGCTGGAGCTCATCGCCACTG gaGTTTACAACAAGCCCTCCCTCTCAGctcatcccagcccctcagtttccccaggagAGGATGTGACCCTACAGTGCCAGACCCAATATGGCTTTGACCAATTCGCGCTATCCAAGGAGGGGGACACAAGGCCCTATGAGGTGGCCAAGAAATCGTACCTGGCCACCTTCCCCATCACCGCCGTGACGGCCGCCCACAGCGGGGCCTACCGCTGCTACAGCTTCTCCAGCAAGGCCCCGTATCTGTGGTCAGCTCCCAGCGAGCCCCTGGTGCTCACCGTCACAG GAACGTCTGGGATTCCTGGGCAGCTGTCCATACAGCCCCTGTCCTTCATCACTG AGGCCTCCAGGAATCGAATCATCTCAGCCACAACAGATGTCTCCACAACTG AGATGCCTACAGATCTCGCTGCATCTCTAGAAGGCTCCAGCCCTCCACTTG GTCCTGCCCACCAGGACTACACCAAGGGGAACCTGATCCGGATATGTCTCGGTGTCCTGATTCTGGTACTCCTGGCAGGGTTTCTGGCAGAGGACTGGTACAGCCAGAAGAAACCCTTGCTGCACAGAGTTAGAGCTGTGCAGAGGCCCCTGCCACCGCTCCCCAGGATCCCCAGATCCCATGGCAGTCAGGATGGGGATGGAGCTGATGTTCAGAAACACAGACACCACTGTTAG